The Endozoicomonas montiporae CL-33 genome contains a region encoding:
- the rpsB gene encoding 30S ribosomal protein S2, producing the protein MAQAHNVTMRDMLKAGVHFGHQTRFWNPKMNKFIFGARNKIHIINLEHTMPAFTEAMEFIRKLAEGKNKVMFVGTKRAAGKIIREEAARAGQPFVAHRWLGGMLTNYKTIRQSVRRLRDLEAQSQDGTFEKLTKKEALMRTRDLEKLDRSLGGIKEMGGLPDALFVIDVEHERIAIQEANKLGIPVIGIVDTNSSPEGVDFVIPGNDDAIRAIQLYVKAAADVILEARAAASTGAESEFVEVEVEAEAETKADDAAEA; encoded by the coding sequence ATGGCGCAAGCCCATAACGTTACCATGCGTGACATGCTCAAGGCGGGCGTGCACTTCGGTCACCAGACCCGTTTCTGGAACCCAAAGATGAACAAATTCATCTTCGGTGCGCGCAACAAGATTCATATCATCAACCTTGAGCACACCATGCCTGCGTTCACCGAAGCTATGGAGTTTATCCGTAAGCTGGCTGAAGGCAAGAACAAGGTTATGTTCGTAGGCACCAAGCGTGCTGCGGGCAAGATCATCCGCGAAGAAGCTGCCCGTGCCGGTCAGCCATTCGTTGCTCACCGCTGGTTGGGCGGTATGCTGACTAACTACAAGACTATTCGTCAGTCTGTACGTCGTCTGCGTGATCTGGAAGCTCAGTCTCAGGACGGTACCTTCGAGAAGCTGACCAAGAAAGAAGCTCTGATGCGTACTCGTGATCTGGAGAAGCTGGATCGCTCTCTGGGTGGTATCAAGGAAATGGGCGGCCTGCCAGACGCGCTGTTCGTTATCGACGTTGAGCACGAGCGCATCGCTATTCAGGAAGCCAACAAGCTGGGTATTCCTGTTATCGGTATCGTTGATACCAACTCCAGCCCGGAAGGCGTAGACTTCGTTATCCCAGGTAACGATGACGCTATCCGCGCTATCCAGTTGTACGTTAAAGCTGCTGCTGACGTTATTCTGGAAGCTCGCGCTGCTGCCAGCACTGGCGCTGAAAGCGAATTTGTAGAAGTTGAAGTTGAAGCGGAAGCTGAAACCAAGGCTGACGACGCCGCGGAAGCTTAA
- the tsf gene encoding translation elongation factor Ts has translation MAAISAALVKELRERTGLGMMECKRALKEAGGDIEKAIEEMRKSGQAKAAKKAGRTAAEGIVMTKVADDASFGIVVEVNSETDFVARDDGFVAFVQKVTDAAFERKETNIAALMEGELEAARLELVQKIGENISVRRAVIVEGGVVGSYVHGNKRIAVLVSQEGGDVELARDVSMHVAAVNPQVVNKEDMPAELVEKEKEIFKAQAEQSGKPAEIIEKMIVGRINKFLSESSLVEQPFVKDPDTKVGALAKKAGATINSFVRFEVGEGIEKEEVDFAAEVAAAAAGA, from the coding sequence ATGGCAGCAATTTCTGCAGCACTGGTAAAGGAGCTGCGTGAGCGCACCGGTCTGGGCATGATGGAGTGCAAGCGCGCTCTGAAAGAAGCCGGTGGCGACATCGAGAAAGCCATCGAAGAGATGCGTAAGTCCGGTCAGGCTAAAGCCGCCAAGAAAGCGGGTCGTACCGCTGCTGAAGGCATCGTGATGACCAAGGTAGCTGACGACGCTTCCTTCGGTATCGTTGTTGAAGTGAACAGTGAAACCGACTTCGTTGCCCGTGACGACGGTTTTGTTGCTTTCGTTCAGAAAGTAACTGACGCTGCATTCGAGCGCAAGGAAACCAACATCGCTGCACTGATGGAAGGTGAACTGGAAGCTGCTCGTCTGGAACTGGTTCAGAAAATCGGTGAGAACATCAGCGTTCGTCGCGCTGTAATCGTAGAAGGTGGTGTTGTTGGTTCTTACGTGCACGGCAACAAGCGTATCGCTGTTCTGGTTAGCCAGGAAGGTGGTGACGTAGAGCTGGCTCGTGATGTATCTATGCACGTTGCCGCTGTTAACCCTCAGGTGGTTAACAAGGAAGACATGCCTGCTGAGCTGGTAGAAAAAGAGAAGGAAATCTTCAAGGCTCAGGCAGAGCAGTCCGGTAAGCCAGCTGAAATCATCGAGAAGATGATTGTTGGTCGTATCAACAAGTTCCTGTCCGAAAGCAGCCTGGTTGAACAGCCTTTCGTTAAAGATCCTGACACCAAAGTGGGCGCTCTGGCTAAGAAAGCCGGCGCGACCATCAACAGCTTCGTGCGTTTCGAAGTGGGTGAAGGTATCGAGAAAGAAGAAGTGGATTTTGCTGCTGAAGTGGCAGCAGCAGCTGCAGGCGCTTAA
- the pyrH gene encoding UMP kinase — protein sequence MPVNDRQPKYKRILLKLSGEALQGSNDFGIDPGVLDRMALEIGQLVGIGVQVGIVIGGGNLFRGAELSAAGLDRVTGDHMGMLATVMNALAMRDALERSNINTRVMSSIPMSGVVEHYDHRRAMRHLSEGDVVIFSAGTGNPFFTTDSAACLRGIEVDVDAVLKATKVDGVYDKDPVKHSDAVKFEHLTYDEVLDRKLGVMDLTAICLVRDQNMPLRVFNMNKPGALLSVVVGSNEGTLVSGGQQ from the coding sequence ATGCCGGTAAATGATCGACAACCGAAATACAAGCGTATTCTTCTCAAGCTCAGCGGTGAGGCACTGCAGGGCTCCAATGATTTCGGCATAGACCCTGGTGTACTGGATCGTATGGCCCTGGAAATTGGTCAACTGGTAGGTATCGGTGTCCAGGTTGGTATCGTTATTGGTGGTGGTAACCTGTTTCGTGGTGCAGAACTGAGTGCTGCGGGTCTGGATCGCGTCACTGGCGATCACATGGGTATGCTGGCAACGGTAATGAATGCCCTGGCTATGCGTGATGCCCTGGAACGTTCCAATATCAATACCCGGGTTATGTCTTCTATCCCGATGAGTGGTGTGGTTGAACACTACGATCATCGTCGTGCAATGCGTCACCTCAGTGAAGGTGATGTCGTAATTTTCTCCGCCGGTACCGGCAATCCTTTCTTTACCACTGATTCTGCTGCCTGCCTGCGCGGCATCGAAGTCGATGTTGACGCGGTGCTGAAAGCCACCAAAGTGGATGGTGTCTACGACAAAGACCCTGTTAAACATTCCGATGCGGTCAAGTTTGAGCACCTGACTTACGATGAAGTGCTGGACCGTAAACTCGGCGTGATGGATCTGACAGCAATCTGTCTGGTGCGTGACCAGAATATGCCTTTGCGTGTATTTAACATGAACAAGCCCGGTGCATTGCTGAGTGTTGTAGTAGGTAGTAATGAAGGAACACTTGTTTCAGGGGGTCAACAATGA
- the frr gene encoding ribosome recycling factor, which yields MINEIKDDAKERMGKTLDSLTIAFNKIRTGRAHPSLLDGIKVSYYGSETPLGQMANISAEDARTLAVRVWEKSMVPDIEKAIIKSDLGLNPSTAGEVIRIPLPPLTEETRKGYVRQARAEAENAKIAIRNIRRDALSDFKELEKEKEISEDEERRAADDTQKITDSFVAEVDKALAAKESDLMEV from the coding sequence ATGATTAATGAAATTAAAGACGACGCTAAAGAGCGTATGGGGAAGACACTGGATTCCCTGACAATCGCGTTTAACAAAATCCGCACAGGTCGTGCACACCCAAGCTTGCTGGATGGTATCAAGGTTTCTTACTACGGTTCCGAGACACCACTGGGGCAGATGGCCAACATCTCTGCTGAAGACGCTCGTACTCTGGCAGTACGTGTCTGGGAAAAGTCCATGGTGCCTGATATTGAGAAGGCCATCATCAAGTCTGATCTGGGTCTGAACCCTTCAACCGCTGGTGAGGTGATTCGTATTCCTCTGCCGCCTCTGACCGAAGAAACCCGTAAGGGTTATGTTCGCCAGGCGCGTGCTGAAGCTGAAAACGCCAAAATTGCCATTCGTAACATTCGTCGCGATGCTCTGTCTGACTTCAAAGAGCTGGAGAAAGAAAAAGAGATCAGTGAAGACGAAGAGCGTCGTGCAGCTGATGATACTCAGAAGATCACTGACAGCTTTGTGGCTGAAGTGGACAAGGCGCTGGCTGCCAAAGAAAGCGATCTGATGGAAGTCTGA
- the uppS gene encoding polyprenyl diphosphate synthase, producing the protein MAMTPQMETGSAQGIPKDKLPQHIAIILDGNNRWAKKRRLPGLAGHRAGVSAVRNIVEACGEYGVKVLTLFAFSSENWNRPRNEVNGLMELFLRALRRETRRLKRNQIRLKIIGDVSGFSPDIQRHIREAEALTANEHKVTLVIAANYGGMWDIAQASQQIARKVKQGELHADEVTQEVIESHLSTAGLPAPDLLIRTSGEQRISNFLLWQCAYSEFYFTDTLWPDFDRAEFHRALLDYVGRQRRFGKTSEQVEAEATC; encoded by the coding sequence ATGGCAATGACACCGCAAATGGAAACCGGCAGTGCGCAGGGAATTCCCAAAGATAAGCTGCCACAACATATTGCCATTATTCTGGATGGCAACAACCGCTGGGCAAAAAAACGACGACTGCCTGGTCTGGCGGGTCATCGCGCCGGTGTGTCAGCAGTACGTAATATTGTTGAAGCCTGTGGTGAATATGGCGTAAAAGTACTTACGCTGTTTGCCTTTAGCAGTGAAAACTGGAATCGCCCCCGTAACGAAGTCAATGGCCTTATGGAGCTTTTTCTCCGGGCCCTGAGGCGGGAAACCCGTCGCCTCAAGCGCAACCAGATTCGCCTTAAAATTATTGGTGATGTGTCCGGTTTCAGTCCTGATATTCAACGTCATATCCGTGAAGCGGAGGCTCTGACCGCTAATGAGCATAAAGTAACGCTTGTGATTGCTGCGAACTATGGTGGCATGTGGGATATTGCCCAGGCCAGCCAGCAGATAGCGCGAAAGGTCAAGCAAGGCGAATTGCATGCTGATGAAGTGACTCAGGAAGTGATTGAATCGCACCTGAGTACAGCAGGTTTACCGGCTCCGGATTTGCTGATTCGTACCAGTGGTGAACAGCGGATCAGTAACTTTTTGCTATGGCAGTGTGCCTACAGCGAGTTTTATTTTACCGATACTCTGTGGCCGGATTTTGACCGGGCAGAGTTTCATCGTGCGCTCCTGGATTATGTAGGCCGACAGCGACGTTTCGGCAAGACCAGTGAGCAGGTGGAGGCTGAGGCTACGTGTTAA